A segment of the Longimicrobium sp. genome:
ACCACCACTCGGGAGAAACAGCCAATGTCGACCGTCCTGACCCCCCCGGCCGAGGCCGGCGAGATCCTCAGAGACGTACAGGTCCCCGCGGTCGCGCCGGGTCCGGGCCGGATCGTGCTGGCCGCGGACGAGGTGGAGGAGATCCGCGAGCTGCTGGCCGGCCTGACCCGGCGGTACTCCACCCCGGAGGACCCCCGGTTCCTGGAAGAGGCCGACATCGCCGCCCACGACCTCCCCGTGCGCGTGCGCAGGGAGCTGCGCGCCTTCCGCCTGCACGAGCCGGACTCGGCGCTCCTCGTCGTCTCGGGGTGGCCGGTGGACCAGGAGCGGATCGGCCGCACCCCGGCGCACTGGAAGGTGAAGGAGCCGGAGAACCGCACGCTGGAGGAGGAGATGCTCCTGGTGCTCTTGGGCTCGCTCCTGGGCGACGTGATCGGGTGGAGCACGCAGCAGGACGGGCGGATGGTGCACGACATCCTCCCGATCAAGGGGCACGAGCAGGAGCAGCTGGGAAGCGGGAGCGAGGTGCTGCTGACCTGGCACGTGGAGGACGCCTTCCACCCCTACCGCGGCGACTACATCGGGCTGATGTGCCTGCGCAACCCCGACCGCGTCCCCACCACCTTCGCGCCGGTGAGGAAGGCGCGGGTCACCCCCGAGGAGTTCCGCCTCCTCTCCGAGCCGCACTTCGTCATCCGCCCCGACGAGAGCCACCTTCCCAAGAACCGGGGGGCCGGCCCGGTGAACCCGCTGATCGAGCGCGCCTACACCAAGATCATGCGGATGAAGGACTCGCCCGAGCGCATCCCCGTCCTCTTCGGCGACCCGTCCGCGCCCTACCTGCGGATGGACCCCTACTTCATGGACCCGGCCGACGACCCCCGGGCGCAGGCGGCGCTGGACGCGGTGGTGGGGCGGATGGACCGGGCGCTGGAGGACCAGGTGCTGGAGCCGGGAGACATCTGCTTCATCGACAACTTCCAGGGGGTGCACGGGCGCAAGCCGTTCCGCGCCCGCTTCGACGGCACCGACCGCTGGCTGAAGCGCATCAACATCGCCCGCGACCTGCGCAAGTCCCGCGACGCGCGCGAGGCCGCCGGCTCGCGGCTCCTGTACTGATCATGCGCACCCCGACCCCGGCGCGCGCCCCGCGCGCCTCCCGCCCACGCGGCGCCGCGCGGCGCCGCGGAGGAGAACGGCCATGAAGCTGCTCGCGTTCCTGCTGCGCAACTCGCCGCGCACCGTGGTGGTGGCCATGGTGGCGGGCGTCGTCAGCGGCCTCGCCCACACGGGGCTGCTGGCGCTGATCAACCGCGCCCTGCACGAGCCCCCCACCACCGCGCTGATCCGGACGTTCGTGGCGGTGCTGCTCGTCCTCCCGCTCCTGCGCATCGCCTCCACGTACGTGCTGACGCTGCTGGGGCAGCGCGCCGTGATGCGCCTGCGCCTGCAGCTCGCGCGCGCCATCCTGGACGCGCCGCTGGCGCGGCTGGAGGAGCTGGGGGCCCACCGGCTCCTGGCCACCATCAACGACGACGCCAGCGCCATCGTGGTGGCGCTGCGCATGGTCCCCGCGGTCCTGGCCGACCTGGCCATCGTGGTGGGCGGGCTGGCGTACCTGTGGTGGCTGTCGCTCCCCGTCTTCCTGATCTTCCTGGCGTGCCTGGTGGTGGGGGTGGCCACCTACCAGTACCCGCTGGCAAAGGGGGCCGCGTACCAGCGGAAGGTGCGCGCCGAGGCGGACCGGCTGTGGGTGGACCTGCGCGGGCTGATCGACGGGATGAAGGAGCTGAAGCTGCACACGGGGCGGCGCGAGGCGCTGCTCAAGCGGATGGACGAGACGGGAGACCGGGCGCGGCGGCTGAACCTGCGGGCGGTCCTCTGCTTCCACGCGGCGGCCGGGTGGGGGCAGGTGCTGGTCTTCGGGATGATCGGGGTGATCCTCTTCGCGCGCCCCGGCGGCGGGACGCTGGACGCGGAGGCGCTCACCGGGTACGTGCTGGTGATCCTCTACCTGACCGGCCCGATCGAGGGGCTGCTGAACAGCGTCGCCGGGCTGAACGGGGCGCGGGTGGCCATGGACCGGGTGAAGGAGGTGGGCGTCTCGCTGGAGGAGGCCGCCCCCGCCCCGGCCGCCGACGCGGCGCTCCTCCCCCTCCCGCACGAGGGGCAGTCGCTGGAGCTGGTGGACGTGGCGCACCGCTACGGCGGGCAGGAGGGCGAGAGCCCGTTCGTCCTGGGGCCGCTGGCGCTGCGGGTGCGGCCCGGGGAGCTGGTGTTCGTCACCGGCGGCAACGGGAGCGGGAAGACCACGCTGGCCAAGGTGCTGGCGGGGCTGTACGCCCCCGCCGCCGGCGAGGTGCGCATCGGCGGGCGGGTGGTGACCGACGAGAACCGGCGCGAGTTCCTGGACCGCTTCTCGGTGGTGTTCTCGGATTTCTTCCTCTTCGACTCGCTGCTGGGGCTGGAGGCCGAGGGGCTGGACGAGCGCGCGCGGGAGTGGCTGCAGAAGCTCCAGCTGGACGACAAGGTGCGGGTGGAGGACGGCCGCTTCTCCACCACGGCGCTCTCGCGCGGGCAGCGCAAGCGGCTGGCGCTGCTCACCGCGTACCTGGAGGACCGCCCCATCTACATCTTCGACGAGTGGGCGGCGGACCAGGACCCGCAGTTCAAGGAGGTCTTCTACCGCGAGCTCCTCCCCGAGCTGGCCGCCCGGGGGAAGGCGGTGGTGGTGATCAGCCACGACGACCGCTACTACCACCTGGCGCACCGCGTGGTGAAGCTGGACTACGGGCGCATCGTCCCCGTGGAGCGCGCCGGCGAGGTGGCGCTCCCGGGGCTGGCCGTCCTCCCGGCCGCGGCGGGGTAGGGTGCCCGTGCGCGGGCCGCGCGACGCGGCGACGCTGGGGGAGCTCCTGCGCTGGCGGGCGGAGCGCACCCCCGACCGCCTGGCGTACACCTTCCTGGTGGACGGCGAGGAGGCCGAGGCGCGCCTGACCTACGGCGAGCTGGACCGGCGCGCGCGCGCGGTGGCGGCGCGGCTGCAGGAGATGGACGCCGCCGGGGAGCGGGCCCTCCTCCTGTATCCCCCCGGGATCGACTACATCGCGGGGTTCTTCGGCTGCCTGTACGCGGGGGTGGTGGCGGTCCCGGTGTACCCGCCGCGCGCCAACCGGACGCTGGAGCGGCTGGAGGCGATCGCCGCCGACGCGCGCCCGGCGCTGGCGCTGGCCGCGCCGGAGCTGCTGCGCGCCGCCGACGGGCTGGTGGGAGACACCCCGGCGCTCGCGGCGGTGCGGTGGATGGCCACGGCCGACCTCCCGGACGCCCTGGCCGACGAGTGGGCGCCCCGGCCGCTGGACGAGGGGGTCCCCGCCTTCCTGCAGTACACCTCGGGGTCCACCTCCACGCCGCGCGGGGTGATGCTCTCGCACGGCAACCTGCTGCACAACCTGGGGCTGATCCACGCCTTCTTCGGGCACTCCGAGGAGTCGCGGGTGGTGGTCTGGCTCCCGCCGTACCACGACATGGGGCTGATCGGCGGGATCCTGCAGCCCTTCTACGGCGGGTACCCGGCGGTGCTGATGCCGCCGGTCGCCTTCCTGCAGCGGCCGCTGCGCTGGCTGCAGGCGGTCTCGCGCCACCGCGGCACCACCAGCGGCGGGCCGAACTTCGCCTACGAGCTGTGCGTGCAGAAGATCGGGCCCGAGGAGCGCGCGGGGCTCGACCTGGGGTGCTGGGAGATCGCCTTCAACGGCGCCGAGCCGGTGCGGGCGGAGACCATGGACGCCTTCGCCGAGGCGTTCGCGCCCTGCGGCTTCCGGCGCGAGGCGTTCTACCCCTGCTACGGCCTGGCCGAGTCCACGCTGATCGTCACCGGGAGCCGGCCGGGCGCGGGGTACCGCGCGCGGCGGATGGACGCCGAGGCGCTGGCCGCGCACCGCGTGGCCGACGCGGCCCCCGGCGCGCCGGGCGCGCGGACGCTGGTGGGGAGCGGGCGGGGCGCGGCCGGGCAGCGGCTCGCCATCGTCGACCCCGAGACGGGGGTGCCCTGCGCGGCGGACCGGGTGGGGGAGATCTGGGTGGCCGGGCCCAGCGTGGCGCGCGGCTACTGGGCGAGGCCCGAGAAGACGGCGGAGGTGTTCGGGGCCCGCCTGGCCGGCACCGGCGAGGGGCCCTTCCTGCGCACGGGCGACCTGGGGTTCCTGGCCGACGACGGCGAGCTGTTCGTCACCGGGCGGATCAAGGACCTGGTGATCATCCGCGGGCGCAACCACTACCCGCACGACCTGGAGGCCGCGGCCGGCGGCAGCCACCCCGCGCTGCAGCCCGGCAAGGGCGCCGCCTTCGCGCTGGACGACGGCGGCGAGGAGCGGCTGGTGGTGCTGCACGAGGTGCGGCGCCAGGCGATGCGCGCGGCGCTGGACGACGTCCCCGGCGCGGTGCGGCGGGCGCTGGCGCTGGAGCACGGGGTGCGGGTGCACGCGGTGGGGCTCCTCCCGCCGGGCGCCATCCCCCGCACCTCCAGCGGCAAGACGCAGCGCGTGGCCTGCCGCGAGAGCTTCGTGGCCGGCGAGTTCCCCTTCCTCCTCCTCGACGTCCTGGACGGCGCGGCCGAGGCGGCCCCGGCGGGCGGCGCGGGTGGGCGGGAGCTCACCCGCGAGCTGCTGGAGGCGGCGGAGGCGGGGGAGCGGCGGGAGATGGCGACCGCCTGGCTGGAGGAGTGCCTCCTCCGCTCCGCCGGGATCCGCGTCGCGCCCGAGGATCGGAACCAGCCGCTGGCGGCGCTGGGGATCGACTCGCTGGGCGCGGCGGCGCTGGCCTCCGCGCTGGAAACGGAGCTGGGGGTGCGCGTCTCCCCCGCGCGCGTCCTGGAAGCCGACGGGGTGGAGCAGCTCGCGCTCGAGGTCCTGGCGGCGCTCCTCCTCCCGCCCCCGGCCGACGAGGAGGGCAATCGGGAGCCGGCGGGCGAGGCGGGGCTTCCCTCCTTCGCGCAGGAGCGGCTCTGGCTGCTGGACCGGCTGCGGTCGGGAGACCCGTCGTACGTGGTGGCCGGCGCGGTGGAGCTGCGCGGCCGGCTGGACGCGGAGGCGCTCCGGCGGGCGCTGGACGAGTCGGCGCGGCGCCACGACGCGCTGCGCCTGCGCTTCTCGGCCGAGGGCGGGCGGGTGATGGCGCGCGTGGCGGAGGCCGGGCCCGTCCCCTTCGAGACCGTCGACCTGGGCGCGCTGGAGGCCGGCGAGCGGCGGCGGACCGCCCGCGCCCTGGCGGCCGCGCTCGCGCGCGAGCCGTTCGACCTGGAGGCCGGCCCACTCCTGCGCGCGCGGCTCCTCCGCCTGGGCGCGGAGCTGCACCGCCTGGTGCTGGCGACGCACCACGCGGCGTGCGACGGGTGGTCGGCCGGGGTGCTGCTGCGCGAGATCGCGGCGCTGTACGGGGCGTTCGCGGCGGGCGGCCCCTCGCCCTTCTCCGCCCCGGCCCCGCGGGTGCTGGAGGCGGCGGCCCGGCGGCGCGCGGCGCTCACCCCCGAGCGGGCGGCGCGGCAGGTGGACTACTGGCGCGCCCGGCTGGCCGGCGCCGCGCCCCTCGAGCTGCCCGCCGACCGCCCGCGCCCCGCGGCCCCGGCGCCGGACGGCGCGCTCCACCGCTTCGGGCTCTGTCCGGCGCTCGCCGGGCGGCTGCGGGCGCTGGGGCGGGCCGAGGGCGCCACGCTCTTCACCGTGCTCCTCGCCGCCTTCCAGGCGCTGCTGGCGCGCCACGCGGGCCAGGACGACGTGGTGGTCGGCTCGCCCGCCGCCGGGCGCGACGCGCCGGAGCTGCGCGACGCGCTGGGGTGCTGGATCAACCCGCTGGCGCTGCGCACCGACCTGTCGGGGGCGCCAACCGTGCGCGAGGCGGTGCGGCGGGCGCGGGCCACGCTGCTGGGCGCGCTGGAGCACGCCGACGTCCCGTTCGAGCGGCTGGTGGAGGAGCTCCGGCCGGAGCGCGGCCCCGGGCGCCACCCCTGGTTCGGGGTGCTCTTCGCCTTCCACGCCGGGACGCTGGCGCCCGCCGCCCTCCCCGGCCTGCAGCTCCGCCCGCGGCTGATCGACAACGGCACCTCCAAGTACGACCTGAGCCTGCACGCGGGCGAGCGCCCGGACGGCGGGGTGTGGGCGGCGCTGGAGTACGCCGCCGCCCTCTTCGACCGGGCGACGGCGGCGCGGATGGCCGGGCAGCTCAGGCGGCTGCTGGAGGGGATGGCCGCCGCGCCCGACGCGCCGCTGGCGGAGATCGGGATGATGGGCGAGCCGGAGCGGCGGCGCGTGCTGGCGGAGTGGAACGCCACCGAGCGGAACTATCCGTCCGCCTGCATCCACCAGCTCTTCGCAGCGCAGGCCGCGCGCACGCCGGACGCGGTGGCGGTGGAGTCCGGCGGGCGCGCGCTCACCTACGCGGAGCTGGACTGCCGGGCGAACCGGGTGGCGCGCGCGCTCCGCCGCCTGGGCGTGGGGCCCGACGTGCCGGTGGGCGTCTGCGTGGAGCGCGGGGTGGAGCTGCCGGCGGCGGTGCTGGGGGTGCTGAAGGCGGGCGGCGCGTACGTGCCGCTGGATCCCTCCTACCCGCTCGAGCGGCTGGAGTACATGCTGGCCGACTCGGGGGCGCGGGTGCTGGTGACGGAGTCCGGGCTTCCCCTCGCCGGGGAGCGCCCCGGGGTGGAGACCCTCCTCCTGGACCGCGACGCGGAGTGGCCGGCGGCCGGCGGCGGCGCCGACCCGGAGTCCGGCGCGGGGCCGGCGAACCTCGCGTACGTCATCTACACCTCCGGCTCCACCGGGCGCCCCAAGGGGGTGATGAACCCGCACGGCGCCGTGGTAAACCTCCTCGCCGCCTTCGCCGCCGACCTCGCCCTGGCGGCGGACGACGTCCTGCTGGCGGTGACCCCGCTCTCCTTCGACATCGCCGCGCTGGAGCTGTTCCTCCCGCTCGCGGTCGGCGCGAAGGTGGTGGTCGCGCCGCGCGAGACGGTGGCGGACGGCCGGCGGCTGGCGGCGCTCCTCGCGTCGTCCGGGGCCACGGCGATGCAGGCCACGCCCTCGGGGTGGCAGCTGCTGCTGGACGGCGGCTGGAAGGGCGACGCGAGGCTGAAGGCGCTCTGCGGCGGCGAGGCGCTGGCGCCGGAGCTGGCGGCGGAGCTGGCGCGCCGCGCGGGCGCCGCGTGGAACGTCTACGGGCCCACGGAGACGACCGTCTGGTCGACGGCGGCGCGGCTGGACGCCTCCGGCGGGCGGGTGACGATCGGCGCGCCGCTGGCGAACACGCGGGTCTACGTCCTCGACGGGGCGATGCGTCCCGTCCCCGCCGGCGTCCCCGGGACGCTGTACATCGGCGGCCACGGGGTGGCGCGGGGGTACTGGCGCCGCCCCGCGCTCACCGCCGCGCGCTTCCTCCCCGACCCGTTCGGCGAGCCCGGCGGGCGGCTGTACGACACCGGCGACCGCGTCCGCTGGCTGGGCGGCGGGACGCTGCAGTTCCTGGGGCGCGCCGACGAGCAGGTGAAGGTGCGCGGCCACCGCGTCGAGCCGGGCGAGGTGGAGGCGGCGCTGCGCGCCCACCCCGGCGTGCACCAGGCCGCGGTGGCGGCGCGCGACGACGGCGCGGGGACGCGGCTGGTGGCGTACGTGACGCGCAAGGGCGCCGGCTTCGACCCCGCCGGGCTGCGCCGCTTCCTCCGCGAGCGCCTCCCCGAGCCGATGGTCCCCGCCGACTTCGTGGAGCTCGAGGCGCTGCCGCGCACGCCCAGCGGCAAGCTCGACCGCCGCGCCCTCCCCGCGCCCCCGCGCCCGGAGGCGGAGGGCGGCGCCGCGCCCCGCACGCCGGTGGAGGAGGTGCTGGCCGGGATCTGGGCGGAGCTGCTGGGGGTCGACCGGGTGGACCGCGGCGCGGACTTCTTCGCGCTCGGCGGGCACTCGCTCCTGGCCGGGCGGCTGGTGGCGCGGGTGCAGGAGGCGCTCGGGGTGGAGGTTCCCCTGCGCGCGGTCTTCGAGGGGACAACGCTGGAGGCGTTCGCCCGCGCGGTGCGCGAGGCGGCGGAGGGCGGCGAGGACGGGGCGCGGGCGGCGCTGGTGCCGGCCGGGCGCGACGGCCCGCTCCCGCTCTCCTCGTCGCAGGAGCGGCTCTGGTTCCTGGACCGGCTGCGGCCGGGGAACGCGGCCTACCACCTCCCCGGGGCGGTGCGGCTGTGCGGCGCGCTGGACGAGGGCGCGCTCAGGCGCAGCATGGACGAGCTGGTGGGGCGGCACGAGGCGCTGCGCACCTCCTTCGGCGTGGCGGAAGGGCGCCCCGTGCAGCGCGTGCACCCGCCCCGGCCGCTGGAGCTTCCCCTGGTGGACCTCTCCGGGCTGGACGCCCCCGCCCGCGAGCCCGAGGCCGCGCGCATCGGCGCCGCCGAGGCGCGGAGCCCCTTCGACCTGGCGCGCGCGCCGCTGCTGCGCGCGCGTCTGCTCCGCCTCTCCGGGAGCGAGCACGTCCTCCTCCTCACCCCGCACCACATCGTCTGCGACGGCTGGTCGCTGGGGGTGCTGGCGCGCGAGCTGGGGGAGCTGTACGCGGCCTTCGTCCAGGGGCGCCCGTCGCCGCTGGCGCCGCTCCCCCTCCAGTACGCGGACTACGCGGTGTGGCAGCGCGGGCGGCTGGCCTCCGGCGCGCTGGCCGGGCAGCTGGCGCACTGGACGGAGCGGCTGCGCGCCGCCCCCGGCGGCGGGGGGCTCGCCCCCGACCGGCCGCGCCCCGCCGTCCCCTCCTTCCGCGGCGCGCAGCACGCCGGGATGCTCCCCGCCGAGACGGCCGCGGCGCTGCGCCGGGTGGGGCGCGAGGAGCGGGCGACCCCCTTCATGGTGCTCCTGGCCGTCTTCCAGGCGGTGCTGCACGTCCGCACGGGGGGCGAGCGGATCGTGGTGGGGACCGACGTGGCCAGCCGCGGCGACGAGCGGCTGGACGGGGTGGTGGGCCACTTCGTCAACCAGCTGGTCCTCTCCGCCGACCTGTCGGGGAACCCCACCTTCCGCGAGGTGCTGCGGCGCGCGCGGGAGGGCACGCTGGCGGCGTACGCGCACCAGGAGCTGCCGTTCAACACCCTGGTCGAGGCGCTCAACCCCGCGCGCGACGCGGGGCGCAACCCCCTCTTCCAGACCATGCTGGTGCTGGACGCGGCGCCGATCTCCCTTCCCGCGCTCCCCACGCTGGCGATGGAGCTGGTCCCGGTGCCGCTCACCGCCGCGCCGTTCGACCTGTCGCTCCTGGTCTCGGAGGAGGCGGGCGGCTTCCGCTGCCTGTGGCGCTACAGCACCGACCTCTTCCGGGCGTCCACCATCGCCGCGCTGGCGGAGCAGTTCCAGGCCGTCGCCGCGGCGGCCGCCGCCGACCCCGACGCGCGCCTGGACGCCCTGGCCGCGCGCCTGGCGGCCGCCGAGGCCGAGCGGCTGGGAAACGAGCTGGAGCGGCTGCGCACGCTCCGCCTGCAGAAGTTCGGCGCGCTGCAGCCGCAGGAGCACTGATCCGGCCCGGGCGCCGCATCGACGCTCCGAACGGCCTGGGCTCACACAGAGGACGCAGAGGACACAGGAGATTACGGAGGGAGCTTCATCGCGTCCGCCGTTCCCCTGGACCCCCTGTGCCCTCTGTGTGAGCCAACCGCCGGGCGCGCGAGCGCACCGGGGCAGGTGATGGAAGACCGTCGTCCGCGGCAGAGGTGCGCGGACGGCGGAATGGCGTCCGATCCACCGCGGGAACCCGATCTCCCCCCGCCGTCCGACGGGACGGCACCCTCGACCGATCCGGAAGGAGTCCGGCCATGGAGCGGCCCCCCCTCGCACCCAGGCAGCTTCCCATCCCCGGCCGCGCGGCCCGCGGCCTGGCGGCGGAAGAGCTGGTCCGCGCCGAGCCCCCGGCCCCGGGCACCACGCTGCCGCTGGTCTTCCGGCCGGCCACGCCCGGCGTGGACCCGGTGGAGTGGGCGCGCGCCCACCGCGAGCGGGTGCAGGCGGCGCTCGACCAGCACGGCGGCGTCCTCCTGCGCGGCTTCGGCGTGGGCGGGGCGGAGGAGCTGGAGCGCTTCACCGAGGCGGTCTCGGGGGGCGCGCTCCCGTACCGCGAGCGCTCGTCGCCGCGCACGCGGGTGGCGGGGAAGGTCTACACCTCCACCGACCACCCGCCCGACCAGAGCATCTTCCTGCACAACGAGCAGTCGTACAACCTCACCTTCCCGCTCAAGATCCTCTTCCTCTGCGTGACTCCCGCCGAGGAGGGCGGCGCCACCCCGATCGCCGACGTGCGCCAGGTCTACCGCCTGCTCGACCCGGAGCTGCGCCGCCCGTTCGAGGAGATGGGCTACATGTACGTGCGCAACTTCGGGACGGGGCTGGGGCTGTCGTGGCGCGACGCCTTCCAGACCGACGACCCGGCCGAGGTGGAGGCGTACTGCCGCGAGAACCGCATCGACTTCGAGTGGCGCGGGCCCGAGCGACTGCGCACCCGCCAGGTGCGCCCCGCGGCGGCGCTCCATCCGCGCACCGGCGAGCCGGTGTGGTTCAA
Coding sequences within it:
- a CDS encoding TauD/TfdA family dioxygenase, which gives rise to MERPPLAPRQLPIPGRAARGLAAEELVRAEPPAPGTTLPLVFRPATPGVDPVEWARAHRERVQAALDQHGGVLLRGFGVGGAEELERFTEAVSGGALPYRERSSPRTRVAGKVYTSTDHPPDQSIFLHNEQSYNLTFPLKILFLCVTPAEEGGATPIADVRQVYRLLDPELRRPFEEMGYMYVRNFGTGLGLSWRDAFQTDDPAEVEAYCRENRIDFEWRGPERLRTRQVRPAAALHPRTGEPVWFNHATFFHASTLDPRTRDVLMAALPEEDLPNHTYYGDGSPIPPEVMDALRDAYQRATVRFEWEAGDLLVLDNMLAAHARDPFRGPRRVLTAMADPCHWDSVSPVASPARA
- a CDS encoding amino acid adenylation domain-containing protein, with the protein product MPVRGPRDAATLGELLRWRAERTPDRLAYTFLVDGEEAEARLTYGELDRRARAVAARLQEMDAAGERALLLYPPGIDYIAGFFGCLYAGVVAVPVYPPRANRTLERLEAIAADARPALALAAPELLRAADGLVGDTPALAAVRWMATADLPDALADEWAPRPLDEGVPAFLQYTSGSTSTPRGVMLSHGNLLHNLGLIHAFFGHSEESRVVVWLPPYHDMGLIGGILQPFYGGYPAVLMPPVAFLQRPLRWLQAVSRHRGTTSGGPNFAYELCVQKIGPEERAGLDLGCWEIAFNGAEPVRAETMDAFAEAFAPCGFRREAFYPCYGLAESTLIVTGSRPGAGYRARRMDAEALAAHRVADAAPGAPGARTLVGSGRGAAGQRLAIVDPETGVPCAADRVGEIWVAGPSVARGYWARPEKTAEVFGARLAGTGEGPFLRTGDLGFLADDGELFVTGRIKDLVIIRGRNHYPHDLEAAAGGSHPALQPGKGAAFALDDGGEERLVVLHEVRRQAMRAALDDVPGAVRRALALEHGVRVHAVGLLPPGAIPRTSSGKTQRVACRESFVAGEFPFLLLDVLDGAAEAAPAGGAGGRELTRELLEAAEAGERREMATAWLEECLLRSAGIRVAPEDRNQPLAALGIDSLGAAALASALETELGVRVSPARVLEADGVEQLALEVLAALLLPPPADEEGNREPAGEAGLPSFAQERLWLLDRLRSGDPSYVVAGAVELRGRLDAEALRRALDESARRHDALRLRFSAEGGRVMARVAEAGPVPFETVDLGALEAGERRRTARALAAALAREPFDLEAGPLLRARLLRLGAELHRLVLATHHAACDGWSAGVLLREIAALYGAFAAGGPSPFSAPAPRVLEAAARRRAALTPERAARQVDYWRARLAGAAPLELPADRPRPAAPAPDGALHRFGLCPALAGRLRALGRAEGATLFTVLLAAFQALLARHAGQDDVVVGSPAAGRDAPELRDALGCWINPLALRTDLSGAPTVREAVRRARATLLGALEHADVPFERLVEELRPERGPGRHPWFGVLFAFHAGTLAPAALPGLQLRPRLIDNGTSKYDLSLHAGERPDGGVWAALEYAAALFDRATAARMAGQLRRLLEGMAAAPDAPLAEIGMMGEPERRRVLAEWNATERNYPSACIHQLFAAQAARTPDAVAVESGGRALTYAELDCRANRVARALRRLGVGPDVPVGVCVERGVELPAAVLGVLKAGGAYVPLDPSYPLERLEYMLADSGARVLVTESGLPLAGERPGVETLLLDRDAEWPAAGGGADPESGAGPANLAYVIYTSGSTGRPKGVMNPHGAVVNLLAAFAADLALAADDVLLAVTPLSFDIAALELFLPLAVGAKVVVAPRETVADGRRLAALLASSGATAMQATPSGWQLLLDGGWKGDARLKALCGGEALAPELAAELARRAGAAWNVYGPTETTVWSTAARLDASGGRVTIGAPLANTRVYVLDGAMRPVPAGVPGTLYIGGHGVARGYWRRPALTAARFLPDPFGEPGGRLYDTGDRVRWLGGGTLQFLGRADEQVKVRGHRVEPGEVEAALRAHPGVHQAAVAARDDGAGTRLVAYVTRKGAGFDPAGLRRFLRERLPEPMVPADFVELEALPRTPSGKLDRRALPAPPRPEAEGGAAPRTPVEEVLAGIWAELLGVDRVDRGADFFALGGHSLLAGRLVARVQEALGVEVPLRAVFEGTTLEAFARAVREAAEGGEDGARAALVPAGRDGPLPLSSSQERLWFLDRLRPGNAAYHLPGAVRLCGALDEGALRRSMDELVGRHEALRTSFGVAEGRPVQRVHPPRPLELPLVDLSGLDAPAREPEAARIGAAEARSPFDLARAPLLRARLLRLSGSEHVLLLTPHHIVCDGWSLGVLARELGELYAAFVQGRPSPLAPLPLQYADYAVWQRGRLASGALAGQLAHWTERLRAAPGGGGLAPDRPRPAVPSFRGAQHAGMLPAETAAALRRVGREERATPFMVLLAVFQAVLHVRTGGERIVVGTDVASRGDERLDGVVGHFVNQLVLSADLSGNPTFREVLRRAREGTLAAYAHQELPFNTLVEALNPARDAGRNPLFQTMLVLDAAPISLPALPTLAMELVPVPLTAAPFDLSLLVSEEAGGFRCLWRYSTDLFRASTIAALAEQFQAVAAAAAADPDARLDALAARLAAAEAERLGNELERLRTLRLQKFGALQPQEH
- a CDS encoding cyclic peptide export ABC transporter, encoding MKLLAFLLRNSPRTVVVAMVAGVVSGLAHTGLLALINRALHEPPTTALIRTFVAVLLVLPLLRIASTYVLTLLGQRAVMRLRLQLARAILDAPLARLEELGAHRLLATINDDASAIVVALRMVPAVLADLAIVVGGLAYLWWLSLPVFLIFLACLVVGVATYQYPLAKGAAYQRKVRAEADRLWVDLRGLIDGMKELKLHTGRREALLKRMDETGDRARRLNLRAVLCFHAAAGWGQVLVFGMIGVILFARPGGGTLDAEALTGYVLVILYLTGPIEGLLNSVAGLNGARVAMDRVKEVGVSLEEAAPAPAADAALLPLPHEGQSLELVDVAHRYGGQEGESPFVLGPLALRVRPGELVFVTGGNGSGKTTLAKVLAGLYAPAAGEVRIGGRVVTDENRREFLDRFSVVFSDFFLFDSLLGLEAEGLDERAREWLQKLQLDDKVRVEDGRFSTTALSRGQRKRLALLTAYLEDRPIYIFDEWAADQDPQFKEVFYRELLPELAARGKAVVVISHDDRYYHLAHRVVKLDYGRIVPVERAGEVALPGLAVLPAAAG
- the gntD gene encoding guanitoxin biosynthesis L-enduracididine beta-hydroxylase GntD — encoded protein: MSTVLTPPAEAGEILRDVQVPAVAPGPGRIVLAADEVEEIRELLAGLTRRYSTPEDPRFLEEADIAAHDLPVRVRRELRAFRLHEPDSALLVVSGWPVDQERIGRTPAHWKVKEPENRTLEEEMLLVLLGSLLGDVIGWSTQQDGRMVHDILPIKGHEQEQLGSGSEVLLTWHVEDAFHPYRGDYIGLMCLRNPDRVPTTFAPVRKARVTPEEFRLLSEPHFVIRPDESHLPKNRGAGPVNPLIERAYTKIMRMKDSPERIPVLFGDPSAPYLRMDPYFMDPADDPRAQAALDAVVGRMDRALEDQVLEPGDICFIDNFQGVHGRKPFRARFDGTDRWLKRINIARDLRKSRDAREAAGSRLLY